A window of Rhododendron vialii isolate Sample 1 chromosome 13a, ASM3025357v1 contains these coding sequences:
- the LOC131312933 gene encoding uncharacterized protein LOC131312933: protein MNKKEILKLAKGFRGRAKNCIRIARERVEKALQYSYRDRRNKKRDMRSLWIERINAGTRLHGVKYGNFMHGLTKENIQLNRKVLSEISMHEPHSFKALVNISHNAFPGNKKVVPPKKEGLAVLL, encoded by the exons ATGAACAAGAAGGAGATATTGAAGCTAGCGAAGGGATTCAGAGGGAGGGCGAAGAACTGCATAAGGATAGcaagagagagagtagagaagGCCCTTCAGTACTCGTACAGAGACCGCCGCAACAAGAAGCGTGACATGCGCTCCCTCTGGATCGAGCGCATCAACGCCGGCACCCGCTTACACGGc GTTAAATATGGCAACTTTATGCATGGTTTGACGAAGGAGAATATCCAACTTAACAGGAAAGTACTGTCGGAGATCTCTATGCATGAACCACACAGCTTCAAGGCCCTCGTCAACATTTCCCACAATGCCTTTCCTGGAAACAAGAAAGTGGTTCCTCCCAAAAAGGAAGGCCTTGCCGTTCTTCTTTAG
- the LOC131312934 gene encoding ferredoxin--NADP reductase, root isozyme, chloroplastic, with amino-acid sequence MGHSAVSQVSLTVPLNSDLSLRRSVLKVHNISYGDKLGVSFSSLDLKTKNGKSRSQSVVCMSVQHASTPKVSVSPLALEDVNDPPLNLHKPKEPYTATIVSVERLVGPKAPGETCHIVIDHGGNVPYWEGQSYGVIPPGENPKKPGTPQNVRLYSIASTRYGDFFDGKTASLCVRRAVYYDPETGKEDTTKNGVCSNFLCDSKPGDKIKVTGPSGKIMLLPEEDPKATHIMIATGTGVAPFRGYLRRMFMESVPTFKFWGLAWLFLGVANTDSLLYDEEFSKYLKDYPDNFRFDRALSREQKNKTGGKMYVQDKIEECSDEIFKMLDGGAHIYFCGLKGMMPGIQDTLKRVAEERGENWEAKLSQLKKNKQWHVEVY; translated from the exons ATGGGTCACTCGGCTGTCTCTCAG GTCTCTCTTACTGTCCCTCTCAACAGCGATTTGTCTCTCAGAAGATCTGTTCTTAAG GTGCATAACATAAGTTATGGTGATAAGTTAGGTGTGTCTTTCTCGTCATTGGACTTGAAAACCAAGAATGGGAAGTCGAGAAGCCAGTCTGTAGTTTGCATGTCAGTGCAACATGCCAGCACACCTAAGGTTTCCGTTTCACCTTTGGCACTTGAAGATGTAAACGACCCTCCACTAAACTTACACAAGCCGAAGGAGCCGTATACGGCTACTATAGTCTCTGTCGAGAGGCTTGTAGGCCCAAAAGCTCCAGGAGAGACTTGTCACATTGTGATTGATCACGGTGGCAATGTTCCCTACTGGGAAGGACAGAGTTATGGGGTGATTCCTCCT GGTGAAAATCCAAAGAAACCAGGGACTCCTCAAAATGTTCGTCTTTACTCGATTGCATCCACCAGGTATGGAGATTTTTTTGATGGTAAGACGGCAAGTTTGTGTGTTCGACGTGCTGTCTATTACGATCCCGAGACTGGAAAAGAAGACACTACAAAGAATGGGGTATGCAGCAATTTCCTCTGTGACTCAAAGCCTGGGGACAAAATCAAAGTTACAG GCCCTTCAGGAAAGATAATGCTATTACCAGAAGAAGACCCAAAGGCCACCCACATAATGATAGCAACTGGCACGGGTGTGGCCCCATTCAGAGGCTACCTTCGTCGAATGTTCATGGAATCCGTCCCCACATTCAAATTCTGGGGCCTTGCTTGGCTTTTTCTAGGGGTGGCCAACACCGACAGTCTCCTCTATGATGAAGAATTCTCCAAGTATCTCAAAGACTACCCAGATAACTTCCGCTTTGACCGTGCTCTGAGCCgagaacaaaagaacaaaaccgGCGGCAAAATGTACGTCCAGGATAAGATTGAAGAGTGCAGTGACGAGATCTTCAAGATGTTGGATGGTGGAGCCCACATTTACTTCTGTGGGCTTAAGGGGATGATGCCTGGGATTCAAGATACGCTGAAGCGGGTGGCGGAGGAGAGGGGCGAGAACTGGGAAGCAAAGCTGTCCCAACTTAAAAAGAACAAGCAATGGCATGTTGAAGTCTATTGA